In Rhodomicrobium lacus, the following proteins share a genomic window:
- a CDS encoding isochorismate synthase: MKYEYFFEDELPYARRFDANALFYSSSWKTISGPIRGSVLTSGASDQPTLKSAIARALADTRDAHQIVAGAVPFSRHSSAKLYLLRDFVDLRPKGDEIAAYRPIAVDMSPHKKAFAEDVARALELFGPSLSKVVLARALDIALAEELSLSSLIANLLRINPSGYTFAVPAGIESHPYVFVGASPELLLRKKGMTITTNPLAGSIKRGKTPEEDEASAKALLHSAKNRHEHALVISAVRDALAPFCETLDVPDTPSLIKTPTVWHLSTTITGYLSDPRCSSVDLAFALHPTPAVCGYPTESAMSAISSIETFDRELYAGFVGWMDASGDGEWAVALRCANVARQSVKLFAGAGIVAGSRPLDEAAEIEAKFGTVLGALGFVR, translated from the coding sequence ATGAAGTACGAGTATTTTTTCGAAGACGAATTGCCATATGCGCGACGATTTGACGCAAATGCGCTATTCTATTCGTCCAGCTGGAAAACGATCAGTGGACCGATACGCGGCTCAGTGCTGACCTCAGGCGCTTCGGATCAACCAACGCTCAAGTCGGCAATTGCGAGGGCTCTTGCTGATACCAGAGACGCCCATCAGATAGTAGCTGGAGCCGTTCCGTTTTCGCGCCACTCATCGGCTAAGCTATATTTATTGCGCGATTTCGTCGATCTGCGCCCAAAAGGCGACGAAATAGCGGCTTATCGGCCAATCGCCGTCGATATGTCGCCTCACAAAAAGGCATTCGCGGAAGACGTCGCGCGAGCCTTGGAGCTATTTGGCCCCTCTCTCTCCAAGGTTGTTCTCGCCCGAGCACTCGACATAGCGCTTGCCGAAGAACTCAGTCTATCCTCATTGATTGCGAACCTTCTCAGAATCAATCCTTCGGGCTACACTTTTGCCGTTCCTGCTGGGATCGAGAGCCACCCATACGTCTTCGTCGGTGCCAGTCCCGAGCTTCTCCTTCGCAAGAAAGGCATGACCATCACTACCAATCCGCTGGCAGGCTCGATCAAGCGGGGGAAGACGCCGGAGGAGGACGAGGCCAGTGCGAAAGCGCTCTTGCACTCCGCCAAAAACAGACACGAGCATGCCCTCGTCATATCGGCGGTCAGGGATGCGCTGGCGCCGTTCTGCGAGACGCTGGACGTGCCGGATACCCCTTCTTTGATCAAAACCCCGACAGTGTGGCATCTTTCGACAACGATAACGGGATATCTGTCCGATCCGCGATGCTCGTCTGTCGATCTAGCGTTTGCGCTGCATCCGACCCCTGCGGTTTGCGGTTATCCGACTGAATCTGCTATGAGCGCGATAAGCAGCATAGAGACTTTTGATCGCGAGCTTTATGCGGGATTTGTCGGATGGATGGACGCATCCGGCGATGGCGAATGGGCCGTTGCACTTCGCTGCGCCAACGTTGCTCGGCAATCGGTGAAACTGTTCGCCGGCGCAGGTATTGTTGCGGGATCCCGGCCGCTTGATGAGGCCGCGGAAATCGAAGCGAAATTCGGCACAGTGCTGGGTGCGCTTGGATTTGTTCGGTAG
- a CDS encoding isochorismatase family protein — protein sequence MAIPRLADYPMPLPPSFPMNKTNWRPDPKRAAFLIHDMQRYFLGFYEDESILKNKLIKNLASLRRWAKENGVPVIYTAQPHTQSTVDRGLLNHMWGAGLTEADPDLQQIVPDLAPNEEDIVLTKWRYSAFRRTSLLEQMKSAGRDQLLIGGVYAHIGCMVTAVDAFMSDIQPFIIGDAVADFSEAEHRMALDYVARRCGSVIATEALIETSAASTVTRDWLEARVRGLLEDATDLDPNENLLFYGIDSLQVMRLASELKARGVLVSFEDLARAPTLNAWWELIDRKCMAA from the coding sequence ATGGCTATTCCTCGATTGGCTGATTATCCCATGCCGCTTCCACCTTCGTTTCCAATGAACAAGACGAATTGGCGGCCTGATCCGAAGCGGGCGGCCTTTCTGATCCACGATATGCAGCGCTATTTTCTCGGATTTTACGAGGATGAAAGCATCCTAAAAAATAAACTGATCAAAAATCTGGCGTCGCTGCGCCGCTGGGCCAAGGAAAACGGTGTTCCTGTGATTTACACCGCGCAACCGCACACACAGTCCACCGTTGATCGTGGTCTTTTGAACCACATGTGGGGTGCCGGCCTTACTGAGGCCGATCCCGATCTACAGCAGATCGTTCCAGATCTCGCCCCGAATGAAGAAGACATCGTGCTCACCAAATGGCGCTATAGCGCTTTCCGGCGGACAAGCCTTCTTGAACAAATGAAGAGTGCTGGACGCGATCAACTTCTGATAGGCGGCGTCTATGCTCATATCGGCTGTATGGTGACCGCAGTCGATGCCTTCATGAGCGACATTCAGCCGTTCATTATTGGAGATGCTGTCGCCGACTTTTCGGAGGCAGAGCATCGGATGGCTCTGGACTACGTCGCAAGGCGCTGTGGATCGGTAATTGCGACCGAAGCGTTGATCGAAACGTCGGCGGCGAGCACCGTCACGCGGGATTGGCTTGAGGCTCGCGTGCGCGGGCTCCTCGAGGATGCGACGGACCTCGATCCGAACGAGAACCTGCTCTTTTACGGGATCGATTCCCTACAGGTCATGAGGCTTGCGAGTGAACTGAAAGCGCGTGGCGTTCTTGTCAGTTTTGAAGACTTGGCGCGAGCCCCGACGCTAAACGCGTGGTGGGAGTTGATCGATAGGAAGTGCATGGCGGCTTGA
- a CDS encoding (2,3-dihydroxybenzoyl)adenylate synthase, with the protein MNIEYCRWPDDMAELYVTEGLWLGRPLSRIIEDKEKDCTKDLAIICGDRRFSYGDLDRLSSNLAGRLAAQGMKVGDAALVQLPNVAEFYIVFFALLKIGVAPVNALFVHRKLELTAYARQIAPRLLIGTRANPLFSDDAFVGVLKEISPNLSLALFLGETNSSSSLDYWINTPFEGASCYAPSAPDEVAFFNLSGGSTATPKLIPRTHNDYDYSVRLSAEICQLTRKTRFLCALPAGHNYPMSSPGALGVFHVGGCVVMASSPEPLSCFDLIERHSVNMVALVPPAVSLWLHALPGREASLKSLDLLQVGGANFAEAIARRIPEAMGCRLQQVFGMAEGLVNYTRLDDPGERVFTTQGRPMSPYDEIKIIDEEGCPVAKGEVGMLATRGPYTFRGYYRSPEHNAHAFDDEGFYKTGDLVRITDEGDLRVVGRMKDQINRGAEKIAAEEVENLLLTHPDVAHAALIAIKDPSMGERSCAFIVTRNPGLKSSSLRRYLASLGTAEYKLPDRIAFIDAMPLTAVGKIDKRRLGEERGSAGNAASN; encoded by the coding sequence ATGAATATAGAATATTGTCGCTGGCCGGATGATATGGCTGAACTCTACGTTACGGAGGGGCTTTGGCTGGGTCGTCCTTTAAGCCGAATAATAGAGGATAAAGAAAAAGACTGCACGAAGGATCTGGCTATTATCTGTGGCGACCGTCGGTTCAGCTATGGCGATCTTGATCGACTGTCGTCAAATCTTGCTGGGCGGTTGGCTGCGCAAGGCATGAAGGTCGGTGATGCGGCGCTCGTACAGCTTCCGAATGTCGCCGAATTCTACATCGTCTTCTTCGCGCTGTTGAAGATCGGCGTTGCACCGGTCAATGCGTTGTTCGTTCATCGCAAACTCGAATTGACTGCCTATGCGAGACAAATCGCGCCCCGCCTTCTGATCGGCACCCGTGCCAATCCGCTGTTCTCGGACGATGCCTTCGTGGGTGTCCTCAAGGAGATCTCGCCGAATCTCTCATTGGCCCTGTTCCTGGGAGAGACGAATTCCAGCTCAAGCCTTGACTACTGGATCAATACGCCGTTCGAGGGGGCGAGTTGTTATGCTCCCTCGGCGCCCGACGAGGTCGCTTTCTTCAATCTGTCGGGGGGGAGCACTGCGACACCGAAGCTGATCCCGCGAACCCACAACGACTATGACTACAGCGTCCGACTAAGTGCGGAAATCTGTCAATTAACGCGAAAGACGCGCTTTCTCTGCGCTCTGCCAGCGGGACACAACTATCCGATGAGTTCGCCCGGTGCTCTTGGCGTCTTTCACGTCGGGGGTTGCGTCGTCATGGCGTCGAGCCCCGAGCCTTTGAGCTGTTTCGACCTTATCGAAAGGCACTCCGTTAACATGGTCGCTTTGGTGCCTCCCGCCGTATCGCTTTGGCTTCATGCACTTCCCGGCAGAGAGGCATCGCTCAAGTCTCTTGATCTGCTCCAGGTCGGGGGAGCGAATTTCGCCGAAGCCATAGCACGCCGCATACCCGAAGCCATGGGGTGTCGTTTGCAGCAGGTCTTCGGCATGGCTGAAGGGCTCGTCAACTACACCCGGCTAGACGATCCCGGCGAGCGTGTCTTCACGACCCAGGGACGGCCAATGAGCCCTTACGACGAGATCAAGATCATCGACGAAGAAGGGTGCCCCGTCGCTAAAGGCGAGGTCGGCATGTTGGCGACCCGTGGCCCCTATACCTTCCGGGGCTATTATCGGAGCCCCGAGCACAATGCTCACGCCTTCGACGATGAAGGCTTCTACAAGACCGGCGATCTGGTGCGGATCACTGATGAGGGTGATCTGCGCGTGGTTGGGCGAATGAAGGATCAGATCAACCGGGGCGCGGAAAAGATCGCCGCCGAGGAAGTCGAGAACCTGCTTCTGACGCACCCGGACGTAGCTCACGCGGCCTTGATTGCCATCAAAGATCCATCGATGGGTGAGCGGAGCTGCGCCTTTATCGTAACGCGAAATCCCGGCCTCAAATCTTCGTCGCTCAGGCGTTACCTGGCTTCGCTTGGAACTGCTGAATACAAGCTGCCGGATCGCATTGCGTTCATCGATGCAATGCCGCTGACCGCTGTCGGGAAAATCGACAAAAGGCGGTTGGGCGAAGAGCGTGGTTCCGCGGGTAACGCCGCCTCCAACTGA
- a CDS encoding condensation domain-containing protein: MRELTAMQAAYWAGRASSGPLGGVAAHLYAEFDGNELVPDRLRCALDRLGSVHPMIRLAVDADGRQSIREGREMPVLETEDLRALPGTSLHRHLAAKRRAWAEQALDLIEGQATAFSLSLLPGGRARLHVDVDMIAIDPVSFRVMMDDLAALYLEPQSNRTGDTRFFDWLDSMSVEVEHIRQRERDRLWWQEKLAALPPAPLLPLRPDGRARRKNRRLATRLSCAQRHALENAARALRVTPTTLLLGLFAIALGRATQCDRFRLNLPIFWRAPAVGNEDQLVGEFSNLLIVAINLHTVDTAGALCQGLQTQIFELLAHSAYPGVNVMRDLSRRRGDLEVSPVVFSSGLGSTVGELFSERVRRVFGKLNWVTSQGSQVALDVQVAVVDGGLLINWDVRIDAVARDWVIDLFSSYSRLLRKVSDQPDLLSASLSRLNDEVQPSRRSDEHVSRSPSETEKMVIHLMNRLCGDRAVPETDADMVTIMAENELADFRNFINRYITSCALSRDDLRTHNTPRRIADLMRLRTNEVSEMIAGAFLKSVCSDARTGDAKLQDQGRDHDE; the protein is encoded by the coding sequence ATGAGAGAGCTTACCGCAATGCAAGCTGCTTACTGGGCTGGCAGAGCTTCCAGTGGACCTCTTGGAGGGGTAGCGGCGCATCTTTACGCGGAATTTGACGGCAACGAACTCGTACCGGATCGCCTGCGCTGCGCACTGGACCGCCTTGGTTCAGTTCATCCTATGATTCGGCTTGCGGTTGATGCCGACGGTCGGCAAAGCATCCGCGAAGGAAGAGAGATGCCTGTCTTGGAAACGGAGGATTTAAGAGCCTTGCCGGGCACTTCGCTGCATCGGCACCTGGCAGCGAAGCGTCGCGCTTGGGCCGAGCAGGCGCTGGATCTGATCGAGGGGCAGGCGACAGCCTTCAGCCTCAGTCTTCTGCCTGGGGGGCGAGCGAGATTGCATGTCGACGTCGACATGATTGCCATTGATCCAGTCAGCTTTCGCGTCATGATGGATGATCTCGCGGCTTTATACCTGGAACCTCAGTCGAACCGCACTGGAGACACGCGCTTCTTCGACTGGCTTGACAGCATGAGCGTTGAAGTCGAACACATCAGGCAGCGCGAGCGGGACCGGCTTTGGTGGCAGGAGAAATTGGCCGCCCTCCCCCCGGCTCCTCTCCTTCCCTTACGCCCCGATGGAAGAGCACGGCGCAAGAACCGCCGCCTGGCTACACGACTCTCTTGCGCGCAACGACACGCTCTTGAAAACGCCGCGCGAGCCTTGCGGGTCACGCCGACGACCCTGCTGCTCGGGCTTTTCGCCATAGCGCTTGGGCGCGCGACGCAATGCGACCGTTTCCGGCTTAATCTGCCGATATTCTGGCGTGCTCCGGCTGTCGGTAACGAGGACCAGCTCGTCGGGGAATTTTCCAACCTGCTCATCGTGGCCATCAATCTTCACACAGTCGATACCGCAGGGGCGCTTTGCCAGGGGCTTCAGACACAGATCTTCGAACTTCTTGCTCACTCGGCCTATCCGGGCGTTAACGTCATGCGTGATCTATCCCGGAGGCGAGGAGATCTGGAGGTCTCGCCCGTGGTGTTCTCATCCGGGCTCGGCTCAACGGTGGGGGAGTTGTTTTCCGAGCGTGTCCGCCGTGTGTTCGGCAAGCTGAACTGGGTGACGTCGCAAGGTTCGCAAGTCGCCCTGGATGTTCAAGTGGCAGTCGTCGACGGGGGGCTCCTGATAAATTGGGATGTGCGCATCGACGCAGTCGCGCGCGACTGGGTCATCGATCTTTTCAGCTCCTATTCGCGATTGCTGCGAAAGGTGAGCGATCAGCCAGACCTTCTGAGCGCCAGCTTGAGCCGTCTGAACGACGAGGTTCAGCCCTCGCGTCGCTCGGACGAACATGTATCGAGATCGCCCAGCGAAACAGAAAAAATGGTGATCCATCTTATGAATAGGCTTTGCGGCGATCGGGCCGTCCCTGAGACCGATGCAGACATGGTAACGATCATGGCGGAGAACGAACTTGCCGATTTTCGTAACTTTATAAATCGTTACATCACCTCTTGCGCGCTGTCTCGGGATGACCTTCGAACACATAATACCCCTCGTCGTATCGCCGATTTGATGCGCCTGCGAACGAATGAAGTCTCCGAGATGATTGCGGGCGCTTTCCTGAAATCCGTGTGCTCCGACGCTCGGACAGGAGATGCAAAACTCCAAGACCAAGGTCGTGATCACGATGAGTGA
- the dhbA gene encoding 2,3-dihydro-2,3-dihydroxybenzoate dehydrogenase translates to MMRGSSAMSLRRFRGKRVLVTGAARGIGHQVAERFAEEGANVIGLDIAASARALNFTLHLVDISDPDQVGAISNRLKYDAERLDVLVNAAGVLEMGPVESLATEAWKRCFDVNVAGPFYLFREWIPVFKKQRGGAIVNIASNAAHVARTHMASYCASKAALTSLSHCVGLEVAPYGVRCNVVSPGSTDTPMLSGMLTSGADRDRLLGGFPDQFKLGIPLGKIATPDDIADVTLFLASNDAGHVTLQDIVVDGGATLGA, encoded by the coding sequence TTGATGAGAGGGAGTAGCGCCATGTCGCTTCGCCGTTTTCGCGGCAAACGCGTCCTCGTAACGGGCGCCGCACGCGGTATAGGACACCAGGTGGCCGAGCGTTTCGCGGAAGAAGGGGCAAACGTCATCGGCCTCGACATCGCAGCGAGCGCGCGCGCACTCAACTTCACGCTTCATCTGGTCGACATCAGCGACCCTGATCAGGTCGGCGCGATAAGCAACCGGCTCAAGTACGACGCCGAGCGGCTCGACGTTCTCGTTAACGCAGCGGGTGTGCTCGAAATGGGACCTGTGGAAAGTCTCGCCACCGAAGCCTGGAAACGGTGCTTTGACGTGAATGTAGCTGGCCCATTCTACCTTTTCAGGGAGTGGATACCGGTGTTCAAGAAACAACGGGGCGGCGCTATCGTAAACATCGCCTCCAACGCGGCGCATGTAGCCCGCACACACATGGCCTCTTACTGCGCCTCGAAAGCCGCTCTGACGAGCTTGAGCCATTGCGTCGGGCTTGAGGTCGCGCCCTACGGCGTGCGTTGTAATGTCGTTTCCCCCGGCTCGACCGATACGCCGATGTTGAGCGGGATGCTGACGAGCGGCGCGGACCGCGACCGGTTGCTTGGCGGCTTTCCCGACCAGTTCAAGCTAGGCATTCCCCTCGGAAAGATCGCAACTCCCGATGATATCGCCGATGTCACTCTTTTTCTGGCGTCGAATGATGCAGGCCACGTGACCCTTCAAGACATCGTCGTCGATGGCGGGGCAACGCTCGGTGCGTAG
- a CDS encoding methyltransferase, with protein MQMEKQPIKVSGTETPPIKLIQQIIGYRTSQCIRVAVEFGIPAMLEHGAMSVDEIAQRAGVHEDLIGRILDHLASVEIIGKDDAGKYTKTSTSKFLVPGHDNSLCQWISCELHPLYWRSWEYINDQMRRGDTAFELAHGLPHFQYLANDFEAQVRFDEQMRGASMAMGAVVISHLEFQEGVTIVDVGGGDGSLLAQILERNPTAKGVLFDLPRKGSTLSSAFEKLRCEGRASIERGSFFEAIPPAGDIYIFSRVFHDFNDQAVKRILDNTRAVMRGGERLVIVDIMLDDTASTQRRSSQDVFMMVQLGGRERTFDDLSKMLSMSGFDTASFTKTETPLSILECSPQKR; from the coding sequence ATGCAAATGGAGAAGCAGCCAATAAAGGTTTCCGGGACCGAAACACCGCCGATAAAGCTGATACAACAGATCATCGGCTATCGCACGTCTCAGTGTATACGTGTCGCGGTCGAGTTTGGTATCCCTGCGATGCTCGAACACGGCGCGATGAGCGTGGACGAAATTGCGCAGCGCGCAGGTGTACACGAGGATCTCATCGGAAGGATTTTAGATCACCTTGCTAGCGTCGAAATCATCGGCAAGGATGATGCTGGCAAGTATACGAAGACGTCGACTTCGAAATTCCTTGTTCCTGGGCATGATAACAGTCTCTGTCAATGGATTTCCTGTGAGCTTCATCCACTGTATTGGCGCTCATGGGAGTACATAAATGATCAGATGCGAAGGGGCGATACAGCCTTCGAACTCGCGCATGGGCTCCCGCACTTCCAATACCTTGCCAACGATTTCGAGGCGCAAGTGCGCTTCGATGAGCAGATGCGGGGCGCGTCGATGGCTATGGGCGCCGTTGTCATTTCTCATCTGGAGTTTCAGGAAGGAGTAACCATAGTTGATGTCGGCGGCGGAGATGGGTCTCTGCTTGCTCAGATTCTTGAGCGGAACCCTACGGCGAAAGGGGTGCTGTTCGACCTTCCTCGCAAGGGTAGTACCCTCAGTTCCGCTTTCGAAAAACTGCGGTGTGAGGGACGAGCCAGCATTGAGCGCGGCTCCTTCTTCGAGGCGATTCCTCCAGCAGGCGACATCTATATTTTTAGCAGGGTTTTTCACGACTTCAACGATCAGGCCGTCAAACGGATACTCGATAACACGAGAGCTGTAATGCGGGGCGGCGAACGTCTCGTCATCGTGGATATAATGCTCGATGACACTGCTTCAACGCAACGTCGATCTTCTCAAGACGTTTTCATGATGGTCCAGCTTGGAGGGCGGGAGCGTACCTTCGATGATCTTTCAAAGATGCTCAGCATGAGCGGTTTTGATACAGCGTCCTTCACAAAAACCGAAACGCCTCTCTCCATCTTGGAGTGTTCACCGCAGAAACGGTGA
- a CDS encoding 4'-phosphopantetheinyl transferase family protein, with protein MYREHETSQYSSLFEKIHPWDDDEAECRCLFTKFRWNSVEELFQADGDMGIPQQIARARPSRRVEFIAGRRCAGQAVRLLMGGDGCGIIGGFPVPNWPEGLVGAISHSQNCAVALVGRSHRYVGAGVDIEKVLTASEARDISWLVLSESERRRLETQIAVFTISLAFSLKESLFKSLPADAQADFGFDACELVNWGRSGDAMLRVTRDLGSHWRAGTEFAAQFLQRERLLLTRILLER; from the coding sequence ATGTATCGAGAACATGAAACATCCCAATATTCTAGTCTCTTCGAGAAAATCCATCCATGGGACGACGACGAGGCTGAGTGCAGATGCCTTTTCACCAAATTCCGATGGAACTCTGTTGAAGAGTTATTTCAAGCAGATGGAGATATGGGCATACCCCAACAAATCGCTCGGGCGAGACCAAGCAGGCGAGTGGAGTTCATCGCGGGGCGGCGCTGCGCCGGCCAGGCGGTGAGGCTGCTTATGGGCGGCGATGGCTGCGGAATTATCGGGGGGTTCCCTGTTCCGAACTGGCCCGAAGGTCTCGTGGGAGCGATATCACATAGTCAGAATTGCGCTGTCGCGCTGGTCGGCAGGTCGCACCGGTATGTTGGAGCAGGCGTCGATATCGAGAAAGTCCTGACGGCGTCCGAGGCACGAGACATCTCTTGGCTTGTCTTGAGCGAAAGCGAGCGGAGGCGGTTGGAGACGCAGATTGCTGTCTTCACGATTTCACTCGCCTTCTCCCTGAAGGAAAGCCTGTTCAAGTCGCTTCCTGCCGATGCTCAGGCCGATTTCGGCTTCGATGCGTGCGAACTTGTGAACTGGGGTCGGAGCGGAGACGCCATGTTGCGCGTCACGAGAGACCTTGGATCCCATTGGCGCGCGGGTACGGAATTTGCCGCGCAATTTCTCCAGCGAGAAAGACTTCTGCTGACCCGCATCCTGCTAGAAAGATAA